A genomic region of Branchiostoma lanceolatum isolate klBraLanc5 chromosome 4, klBraLanc5.hap2, whole genome shotgun sequence contains the following coding sequences:
- the LOC136432807 gene encoding uncharacterized protein: MFDQYAAIPPQNIQSGWSHEWQHVILLSAVLAIIVVAIQQIHTLLQKVNITQNTQAETVNKIKVKGDGNISINAGKNSTIVINTSPPVPEENLHHSLSSKSQQKSSKHLHFSDEDKLVLAVSRHVSKSPRLNTKTQVTCRKYIDNLAQLSAEGKILKCRSTIAKLLKTKTDPDSQVSLRHAATLNAINEGDFRKANRLLGEVEILLPDTRNEDEHRLRWYHQKSLIKLREGKHAAGIVLTNEALSLLDSVTPGCISAWLLINHAWFLTKVAVDEDDADERKSYMKQAEQFYQRAIEHAEREYPRQMPNFQSRVPQFAYIGLALLYLGCWQSVDNSRLGISTDVPLDDIRKANNVIAAVDKEGPVCNVSKFLLTIAKACLQYRLSNHQDAYDLAKEAKHFATEHSFSRFVDFADSLVQYLQHFV, encoded by the exons ATGTTTGACCAATATGCAGCAATTCCCCCTCAAAACATCCAGTCAGGATGGAGCCATGAGTGGCAACATGTCATACTGTTGTCAGCTGTCCTGGCCATTATTGTAGTGGCCATTCAACAGATACATACTTTGCTACAAAAG GTAAACATTACTCAAAACACCCAAGCCGAAActgtaaacaaaataaaagttaAAGGAGATGGCAACATCAGCATCAACGCAGGAAAAAACAGTACAATTGTCATCAATACAAGTCCACCAGTCCCGGAAGAGAATCTTCACCACAGTTTGAGCAGCAAAAGTCAACAAAAGTCATCAAAGCATCTGCATTTCTCAGATGAAGACAAACTTGTCTTAGCTGTGTCACGACATGTCAGTAAATCTCCCAGATTGAACACTAAAACACAAGTAACCTGTCGCAAGTACATTGACAACCTGGCCCAGTTGTCTGCAGAAGGAAAGATACTGAAATGTCGCAGCACAATTGCCAAGCTCCTGAAGACAAAGACGGACCCAGACTCACAAGTGTCCCTTCGCCACGCCGCAACTCTGAATGCCATCAACGAAGGGGATTTCAGAAAGGCAAACCGTCTACTTGGAGAGGTTGAAATCCTCCTCCCAGATACGAGAAACGAGGATGAACACAGACTTCGCTGGTATCATCAGAAGTCCTTGATAAAGCTTCGAGAGGGAAAGCACGCTGCCGGGATCGTTCTGACCAATGAGGCACTCTCCCTGCTCGACTCCGTGACCCCTGGTTGTATCTCAGCTTGGCTGCTTATCAACCATGCCTGGTTCCTTACCAAGGTCGCAGTAGATGAGGATGACGCTGACGAAAGAAAATCCTACATGAAACAGGCTGAGCAGTTTTACCAGCGAGCCATCGAGCATGCAGAAAGAGAATACCCCCGGCAGATGCCCAATTTCCAGTCTCGTGTCCCCCAGTTTGCTTACATCGGCCTTGCCCTCCTGTATCTCGGATGCTGGCAGTCAGTGGACAATTCCAGGCTCGGAATATCAACTGACGTACCACTAGATGACATCAGGAAAGCTAACAATGTGATCGCAGCAGTGGACAAGGAAGGGCCCGTGTGTAACGTGTCCAAGTTCCTGTTGACGATCGCTAAAGCCTGTCTCCAGTATAGGCTGAGTAACCACCAAGACGCCTATGACTTAGCAAAAGAAGCCAAGCACTTTGCCACTGAACATTCCTTTTCCAGGTTTGTGGACTTTGCTGACAGCCTTGTTCAgtatttgcaacattttgtGTAA